A window from Solanum stenotomum isolate F172 chromosome 5, ASM1918654v1, whole genome shotgun sequence encodes these proteins:
- the LOC125864223 gene encoding uncharacterized protein LOC125864223 has translation MPNGNVQLGNKESVNNYVDSLMETTVTKTEQFLNNVVEKRLIDPAADAFVKDCLLVCKEVYENAVDAMKKTMVDVDSGAYYSANVDLSALSTDLETCMDCVKEIYGDDQEFIKFDDWAGKVTVDAMEKIVGFSS, from the coding sequence ATGCCAAATGGCAATGTTCAATTAGGCAACAAAGAGTCGGTCAACAATTACGTTGACTCACTTATGGAAACCACCGTTACAAAAACGGAGCAATTTCTCAATAATGTTGTTGAAAAACGTCTAATTGATCCCGCAGCTGACGCATTTGTTAAAGATTGTCTTTTAGTATGCAAAGAAGTGTACGAAAACGCAGTCGATGCGATGAAAAAAACAATGGTAGATGTTGATAGTGGAGCTTATTATAGTGCAAATGTTGACCTTAGTGCATTGTCTACTGATTTAGAAACTTGCATGGATTGTGTTAAAGAAATTTATGGTGATGATCAagaatttattaaatttgatgATTGGGCAGGAAAAGTTACTGTTGATGCCATGGAAAAGATTGTGGGCTTTagcagttaa
- the LOC125864942 gene encoding uncharacterized protein LOC125864942: MTFFNKIIIVFTISLFLTTIPSKAYNIQPKTHAPSHAPIKPSSSSSSSSYVAPKATIEIPKNIPTVPNTRDVSVFINSMMEATMTKTEEFIANVIEQRLEEPDTDIYATNCLETCKSVHQDAVDAMKKAEEDVKAKDYYKANLDISAMTTDIDTCNECAISIYGEDTEFRQFDNWIQGVASECLEKISALTK; encoded by the coding sequence atgacattttttaacaaaattattattgtatttacCATTTCTTTATTCCTTACAACAATTCCTTCTAAGGCATATAATATTCAACCCAAAACCCATGCACCTTCCCATGCACCAATTAAACcatcctcatcctcatcctcgTCCTCGTATGTAGCCCCTAAGGCAACTATTGAAATTCCGAAAAATATACCTACCGTCCCAAATACTAGAGATGTATCCGTATTTATCAACTCGATGATGGAAGCAACGATGACAAAGACAGAAGAATTTATCGCGAATGTGATTGAACAACGTCTAGAGGAACCAGATACTGACATTTACGCGACGAATTGTTTAGAGACATGTAAATCAGTGCATCAAGATGCTGTAGATGCAATGAAGAAAGCTGAAGAAGATGTGAAAGCAAAAGATTATTATAAAGCAAATTTGGATATTAGTGCAATGACAACAGATATTGATACTTGCAATGAATGTGCTATTTCAATATATGGAGAGGATACTGAATTTAGGCAATTTGATAATTGGATTCAAGGGGTTGCTAGTGAGTGCCTTGAAAAGATTAGTGCCTTAACTAAATAA
- the LOC125865178 gene encoding uncharacterized protein LOC125865178 produces the protein MTRPIIIPSPPLLSLHKRQPLLSSQDSSTSSCGGVRGNSSDGSVVRRARLAEVAGGTTAECAAVACCCPCGIANLLVLAVYKVPAGLCRKALRKNRRNRLMKKGLLPASGSGHCSCDEMELHAYQISSPIAVVGGAGNLATDKDALELEKEMWEKFYGTGFWRSPSQRSEM, from the coding sequence ATGACGAGACCAATAATCATACCTTCGCCTCCATTACTGTCTCTGCATAAACGGCAGCCGCTATTATCGAGTCAGGATTCATCTACGTCGTCGTGCGGCGGCGTCCGCGGCAACAGCAGCGATGGGAGCGTTGTTCGGAGAGCGCGATTAGCGGAGGTTGCCGGCGGTACGACGGCGGAATGTGCGGCGGTGGCGTGTTGTTGTCCTTGCGGGATTGCGAATTTGTTGGTTCTAGCGGTGTATAAGGTTCCTGCCGGACTTTGTAGAAAGGCTTTGAGGAAAAATCGCCGGAATCGGTTGATGAAAAAGGGGCTTTTGCCGGCATCGGGAAGTGGACATTGTAGCTGTGATGAAATGGAGCTTCATGCTTACCAGATTTCTAGTCCGATTGCGGTGGTCGGCGGCGCCGGAAACCTAGCTACCGATAAGGATGCTTTGGAGCTGGAGAAGGAAATGTGGGAAAAGTTTTATGGTACTGGGTTCTGGAGAAGCCCATCTCAACGAAGTGAAATGTAA
- the LOC125864937 gene encoding sucrose-phosphatase 2, whose protein sequence is MDRLTSAARLMIVSDLDHTMVDHHDSENLSLLRFNALWEANYRDNSLLVFSTGRSPTLYKELRKEKPMLTPDITIMSVGTEITYGNAMVPDDGWETFLNNKWDRKIVTEETSKFPELSLQSETEQRPHKVSFYVQKEKAQDIMKTLSKRLEERGLDVKIIYSGGMDLDILPQGAGKGQALAYLLKKLKSEGKLPSNTLACGDSGNDAELFSIPDVYGVMVANAQEELLQWHAANAKNNPKVIHASERCAAGIIQAIRHFKLGPSTSPRDVTDLSDCKMDNFVPAYEVVKFYLFFEKWRRGEIEHSEHYLSNLKAVCRPSGTFVHPSGVEKSLQECVTSFGTCHADKQGKQYRVWVDQVLPSQVGSDSWLVSFKKWELSGEDMRCCITTVLLSSKNKTVADGLTWTHVHQTWLHGDASSDSATWFF, encoded by the exons ATGGATCGGCTAACCAGTGCTGCACGTCTCATGATAGTCTCAGATCTTGACCATACAATG GTAGATCATCACGATTCTGAGAACCTTTCTCTGCTTAGGTTCAATGCTTTATGGGAAGCCAATTATCGTGATAACTCTTTGTTAGTGTTCTCTACTGGGAGATCACCTACACTTTACAAGGAATTAAGGAAAGAAAAGCCCATGCTAACCCCAGATATTACAATTATGTCTGTGggaactgaaataacatatggTAACGCTATGGTGCCTGATGATGGTTGGGAAACATTTCTGAATAACAAGTGGGATAGAAAGATAGTAACAGAGGAGACGAGCAAGTTTCCTGAACTCAGTCTGCAG TCAGAAACAGAGCAGCGACCACACAAGGTCAGTTTCTATGTTCAGAAAGAGAAAGCTCAAGATATAATGAAAACTCTTTCCAAGCGCTTGGAAGAACGTGGG CTGGATGTCAAAATAATTTACAGTGGAGGGATGGATCTAGATATATTACCACAAGGTGCTGGCAAAGGACAAGCACTTGCATATCTGCTTAAGAAACTGAAGAGCGAGGGAAAATTACCAAGCAACACCCTTGCCTGCGGTGACTCCGGGAATGACGCTGAATTATTCAGTATCCCAGATGTGTATGGTGTAATG GTAGCTAATGCGCAGGAGGAATTACTGCAGTGGCATGCTGCAAATGCAAAAAATAATCCCAAAGTAATTCATGCATCAGAGAGGTGTGCCGCCGGTATCATACAAGCCATTCGTCATTTCAAACTAGGTCCAAGTACCTCCCCAAGAGACGTTACGGATTTGTCAGATTGCAAGATGGACAACTTTGTTCCTGCCTATGAAGTTGTCAAATTTTACCtgttttttgagaaatggaGGCGTGGAGAAATTGAGCATTCTGAGCATTATCTGTCAAACCTGAAAGCAGTGTGT AGACCATCTGGTACTTTTGTTCACCCATCTGGTGTTGAGAAATCCCTTCAGGAATGTGTAACTTCATTCGGAACATGTCATGCTGACAAGCAGGGGAAACAATATCGTGTTTGGGTCGATCAAGTTTTACCTTCACAGGTTGGTTCAGACTCATGGTTAGTGAGTTTCAAGAAGTGGGAGCTCTCTG GTGAAGACATGCGATGCTGCATAACCACAGTCCTATTAAGTTCAAAG AATAAGACTGTTGCAGACGGGCTCACTTGGACTCACGTACATCAGACCTGGCTGCACGGTGATGCATCAAGTGACTCCGCAACCTGGTTCTTTTAG